A genomic stretch from Halalkalibacillus sediminis includes:
- a CDS encoding response regulator transcription factor has protein sequence MKQTILVVEDDQMIRQLIKIYLEKNNYHVVEAEDGIQAKEVFLKHQPCLVILDLMLPKLSGEEFCKWVKEGNDQEISIIMLSAKAQVEDKINGLRIGADDYLTKPFEPEELIAHVEAVLRRTGQYCQKITFDGLSIKVRKGEVWDKDRPIHLTKHEFNLLYLFMQNPEVVFSRDQLIDHIYPTQEQVIHDRTIDAHIKKLREKIETIPSEPKRIQTVRGMGYKFVPNKTNA, from the coding sequence ATGAAACAAACCATATTAGTTGTAGAAGACGATCAAATGATTCGTCAGCTGATTAAGATATATTTGGAGAAAAATAATTATCATGTGGTTGAGGCTGAAGATGGGATACAGGCGAAAGAGGTTTTTCTGAAACATCAACCTTGTCTGGTCATCTTGGACTTAATGTTGCCAAAACTTTCTGGAGAAGAGTTTTGCAAATGGGTGAAAGAAGGAAATGATCAAGAAATCTCTATCATTATGCTGTCAGCCAAGGCTCAAGTTGAAGACAAGATTAATGGCTTACGTATAGGAGCAGATGATTATCTGACAAAGCCGTTTGAACCAGAAGAACTAATTGCTCATGTAGAAGCCGTTTTAAGAAGGACCGGACAATATTGCCAAAAGATTACGTTCGACGGCCTAAGTATCAAAGTGCGAAAGGGTGAGGTGTGGGATAAAGACCGACCAATCCATTTAACTAAGCACGAATTCAATTTACTATATCTATTCATGCAAAACCCGGAAGTTGTGTTTTCGCGTGATCAACTGATTGACCACATATATCCTACGCAGGAGCAAGTGATCCATGACAGAACAATCGATGCTCATATCAAGAAACTGAGAGAGAAGATTGAAACTATTCCTTCTGAACCCAAGCGAATTCAGACAGTTAGAGGAATGGGGTATAAATTTGTACCAAATAAAACAAATGCTTAA
- the tkt gene encoding transketolase: MSNSVEQLSINTIRTLTIDAVEKASSGHPGMPMGAAPMAYTLWSKIMNHNPKNSSWFNRDRFVLSAGHGSMLLYSLLHLSGYNVSMDDLKNFRQWGSKTPGHPEVGHTDGVEATTGPLGQGLAMATGMAMAERFMAGKFNKDNYNVVDHYTYSICGDGDLMEGVSQESASLAGHLKLGKLIVMYDSNDISLDGDLDRSFSESVEDRYRAYGWQVIRVEDGNDTEAIEKALVDAKANTEQPTMIEVKTVIGYGSPNKSGKSDAHGAPLGEDEMKLAKEHYKWTHEPFHVPEEVQKDFDSKVKTRGQNVEKEWKALVEEYKQHYPELAEEFEQALSGQLPANWDAVLPSYDENSDALATRAASGEVLNALSKQIPNLFGGSADLAGSNKTAIKEEEDFKYPDYSGRNVWFGVREFAMACAMNGMALHGGLKVYGGTFFVFSDYLRPALRLSSLMQTPVTYVFTHDSIAVGEDGPTHEPIEQLPSLRAMPGLSLIRPADANETKAAWKLSLKSEDQPTALVLTRQGLPVLPKTDQIAEEGVEKGAYVLKEADKETPDLLLLASGSEVQLVMKAADKLSEEGIHASVVSMPSWDRFELQTDEYKEEVLPKAVKNRLAVEMASPFGWERYTGIDGDVLGIPTFGASAPGNKVMEEYGFNVDEVVKRAKNLISK, translated from the coding sequence ATGAGTAATTCAGTAGAACAACTATCGATTAATACAATCCGTACATTAACGATCGATGCAGTAGAAAAAGCAAGTTCAGGTCATCCTGGTATGCCGATGGGGGCAGCTCCAATGGCTTATACTCTTTGGAGTAAAATCATGAACCACAATCCTAAAAATTCTTCATGGTTCAACCGAGACCGTTTTGTTTTATCAGCAGGGCATGGATCGATGCTTCTTTATTCATTACTGCATTTATCTGGCTATAATGTATCAATGGATGATTTGAAAAACTTTCGTCAATGGGGTTCAAAAACACCCGGACACCCAGAAGTAGGACATACTGATGGTGTAGAAGCCACAACTGGCCCGCTTGGACAAGGTTTAGCAATGGCAACAGGAATGGCTATGGCTGAACGCTTCATGGCTGGTAAGTTCAACAAGGATAACTATAATGTAGTTGATCATTACACTTATAGCATCTGTGGTGATGGTGACTTAATGGAAGGTGTTTCTCAAGAATCAGCTTCACTTGCAGGTCATCTAAAGCTTGGAAAACTGATTGTAATGTATGATTCAAATGATATTTCTCTCGACGGTGATTTAGATCGATCGTTCTCTGAGAGTGTAGAGGACCGTTATCGTGCCTATGGTTGGCAAGTCATCCGAGTAGAAGATGGTAACGATACTGAAGCGATTGAAAAAGCATTGGTAGACGCGAAGGCGAACACCGAGCAACCGACAATGATCGAAGTAAAAACCGTTATTGGTTATGGTTCTCCAAACAAGTCAGGAAAATCTGACGCGCACGGTGCTCCTCTTGGTGAAGATGAAATGAAACTTGCCAAGGAACATTACAAGTGGACTCATGAACCATTCCATGTACCAGAAGAAGTTCAAAAAGACTTCGATTCAAAAGTGAAAACTCGCGGACAAAACGTTGAGAAAGAGTGGAAAGCACTTGTTGAAGAGTATAAACAACATTATCCAGAACTTGCAGAAGAATTTGAACAAGCATTGAGTGGGCAACTTCCTGCAAATTGGGATGCTGTATTGCCGTCATATGACGAGAATTCAGATGCATTAGCAACACGTGCAGCTTCTGGTGAAGTGTTAAACGCTCTATCTAAACAAATTCCTAATTTATTCGGCGGTAGTGCTGACCTTGCTGGATCGAACAAGACAGCGATTAAAGAAGAAGAAGACTTCAAATATCCGGACTACAGTGGTAGAAATGTATGGTTTGGTGTACGTGAATTCGCTATGGCTTGTGCGATGAACGGTATGGCTCTACATGGTGGACTTAAAGTATATGGTGGTACTTTCTTCGTATTCAGTGATTACTTGCGTCCGGCACTTCGTTTGTCATCTCTTATGCAAACGCCTGTGACTTATGTATTTACACATGATTCAATTGCAGTCGGTGAAGATGGCCCAACACACGAGCCAATTGAACAGCTTCCTTCTTTACGTGCAATGCCTGGACTATCATTAATCCGTCCGGCGGATGCTAATGAAACGAAAGCTGCTTGGAAACTTTCTTTAAAATCAGAAGACCAACCGACAGCTCTCGTCTTAACAAGACAAGGACTACCTGTTCTACCTAAAACAGATCAAATAGCTGAAGAAGGGGTAGAAAAAGGTGCATATGTATTAAAAGAAGCAGATAAAGAAACTCCAGACTTATTGTTACTAGCTTCAGGCTCAGAAGTACAGTTAGTTATGAAAGCAGCAGATAAATTATCTGAAGAAGGAATTCACGCTTCTGTTGTAAGTATGCCTTCTTGGGATCGTTTCGAACTACAAACGGATGAATATAAAGAAGAAGTTCTTCCAAAAGCAGTTAAAAACCGTCTAGCAGTCGAAATGGCTTCACCATTCGGTTGGGAGCGTTATACAGGAATCGACGGTGACGTATTAGGAATTCCAACATTCGGGGCATCTGCACCTGGCAATAAAGTAATGGAAGAGTACGGGTTCAATGTAGATGAAGTAGTGAAACGTGCAAAAAATTTAATATCTAAATAA
- a CDS encoding DNA polymerase IV, whose protein sequence is MDYSGYPRHDVLCIDMRSFYASVECVKRGLDPQQALLAVVGDPDRPGSIVLAASPRLKKKHGISNVSRFFELPMHDPELVIANAHMGDYVEMSLEITRLMMTLVPKEAIHVYSVDELWVTIDGLRRLYGSPYEIAYMIQNRIRDQFGIECVLGIGDNKFLAKVVMDIHSKKAADGIAECRYEDVERLLWPVPVEKIWGIGSRMMRNLNKMGIMTLGQLAKHPLKHLQKRFGIMGEQLYWHAWGIDLSPVTGNFTKTEQKGFGNGITLLRDYEKEEIYACLLDLCEEACKRARRGGYAGRTIHLSIGYSSEVGGGFSRSTSVDTPTNVTMDMYEVCLTLFHRFYDGRSKIRRASATLTNLEDDVATQLALFDDRGKQDEIGRVMDAIKDKHGATSILRASSYTSGGIAVDRSKKIGGHFA, encoded by the coding sequence GTGGACTATTCTGGCTATCCTCGACATGATGTTTTATGCATTGATATGCGGTCATTTTACGCTAGTGTGGAGTGCGTAAAGAGAGGGTTGGATCCGCAACAGGCTTTACTTGCAGTAGTCGGTGATCCTGATCGTCCAGGTAGTATTGTGCTGGCGGCTTCACCTCGTTTAAAAAAGAAACACGGTATCAGTAACGTTAGTCGTTTCTTCGAGTTGCCGATGCATGATCCTGAGCTTGTCATCGCTAATGCTCACATGGGTGATTATGTAGAAATGTCGCTTGAAATCACGCGTCTGATGATGACACTCGTTCCGAAAGAAGCGATTCACGTATACTCAGTTGACGAACTGTGGGTGACGATTGATGGGCTTCGTAGGTTGTATGGTTCTCCTTACGAAATTGCGTATATGATTCAAAATCGTATCCGGGATCAATTCGGCATTGAATGTGTCCTAGGTATAGGTGACAATAAGTTTCTTGCGAAAGTCGTGATGGATATTCATTCGAAGAAAGCAGCTGACGGCATAGCGGAATGTAGGTATGAAGATGTTGAACGTTTGTTATGGCCGGTTCCGGTTGAAAAGATATGGGGAATTGGTAGCCGAATGATGCGCAACTTGAACAAGATGGGGATCATGACGCTTGGTCAACTGGCGAAGCACCCACTGAAGCATCTTCAAAAAAGGTTCGGGATTATGGGTGAACAACTTTATTGGCATGCCTGGGGAATTGATCTCAGTCCAGTCACCGGAAATTTCACCAAAACCGAGCAAAAAGGTTTCGGTAATGGTATTACGTTACTTAGGGATTATGAAAAAGAAGAGATTTATGCCTGTTTGTTAGATTTGTGTGAAGAAGCATGTAAGCGCGCGAGAAGAGGAGGTTATGCCGGGCGGACCATCCATCTGTCGATTGGTTATTCTTCAGAAGTAGGGGGAGGTTTCAGTCGATCGACGTCAGTTGATACGCCTACTAACGTAACGATGGATATGTATGAAGTATGCTTGACTTTGTTCCATCGCTTCTATGATGGAAGAAGTAAAATCCGCCGCGCTTCAGCGACGTTAACTAACTTGGAAGATGACGTTGCGACTCAATTAGCACTCTTTGACGACCGTGGGAAACAAGACGAGATTGGCCGCGTAATGGATGCAATAAAAGATAAGCATGGAGCTACATCGATTTTGCGGGCCAGCAGTTACACTTCTGGTGGTATTGCAGTCGATCGCTCGAAGAAAATTGGCGGGCATTTCGCTTAG
- the sirA gene encoding sporulation inhibitor of replication protein SirA, with translation MYQYSLFLFRQSYAEYFYFKIDLLYRFLNSDSQSTVFQQQRELVLDQVKLIDVYRLLNAHFPEEMSVDIGKQVIIMNSVGQEVKIVMNDYSMDVYAPSILEADEWFFKYIKSLHPHIFVVNFTSQDYGWMLPLSKNKLYQL, from the coding sequence ATGTACCAGTATTCGTTGTTTCTTTTTCGTCAGTCTTATGCAGAATATTTCTACTTTAAAATTGATTTATTATACCGATTCTTAAACTCCGATAGTCAATCGACAGTGTTCCAGCAACAACGTGAGCTTGTATTGGATCAAGTGAAATTGATAGACGTTTATCGTCTTTTGAATGCACATTTTCCTGAAGAAATGTCGGTTGACATTGGAAAACAGGTTATTATAATGAACTCTGTAGGACAAGAAGTGAAGATTGTCATGAATGATTATTCGATGGACGTATATGCTCCATCTATATTAGAGGCGGATGAGTGGTTTTTTAAATATATAAAATCACTTCATCCGCATATATTTGTTGTCAATTTTACTTCCCAGGATTACGGTTGGATGCTTCCTTTATCAAAAAATAAGCTCTATCAATTATAA
- a CDS encoding cytochrome c biogenesis CcdA family protein, with protein MDLETDVTIWIALGAGILSFLSPCTLPLFPAYLSYITGMSVKELETNRSSKVRSKLIIHSIFFLTGVSVIFLSIGVGVSLLGGWMQTLLVGESGLFIQRLAGIFIIVMGLFVAGWLNIPTLYKEKKFRFTSKPAGYLGTFFVGLGFAAGWTPCIGPIFASILVIAASNPSQGTIYTLFYIIGFAIPFLVLTFFIGSTRWIVRYSNKIMKIGGIIMVFMGVLLFTGQMARISNFLLRLVGDSWFSNLG; from the coding sequence ATTGATTTGGAAACAGATGTAACTATTTGGATAGCTTTAGGTGCTGGAATACTATCTTTCCTTTCTCCATGTACTTTGCCATTATTTCCAGCGTACTTATCATATATTACTGGAATGTCTGTTAAAGAGCTCGAAACAAATCGAAGCTCAAAAGTAAGAAGTAAATTGATTATTCATTCCATTTTCTTTCTAACAGGAGTATCTGTCATATTCTTAAGTATTGGGGTAGGTGTATCTTTGCTAGGTGGATGGATGCAAACGCTTCTCGTTGGAGAATCTGGATTATTTATTCAAAGGTTAGCTGGTATCTTCATCATCGTGATGGGACTGTTTGTAGCCGGATGGTTAAATATCCCAACACTATATAAGGAAAAGAAATTCAGATTTACAAGTAAGCCTGCAGGATATTTAGGCACCTTTTTTGTAGGATTAGGTTTTGCGGCTGGTTGGACCCCGTGTATCGGGCCGATCTTCGCCTCGATATTGGTCATAGCTGCCAGTAATCCTTCACAGGGCACCATTTATACTTTGTTTTATATCATCGGTTTCGCAATACCGTTCCTAGTTCTTACATTTTTCATTGGATCTACAAGGTGGATCGTTCGTTACAGTAATAAAATCATGAAAATCGGTGGAATTATCATGGTTTTCATGGGTGTTCTATTATTTACGGGTCAGATGGCTAGGATATCTAACTTTTTATTACGCCTAGTCGGTGATAGCTGGTTTTCAAATTTAGGTTAG
- a CDS encoding sensor histidine kinase yields the protein MYQIKQMLNKLRTSLLFRLSILNIITITFVIILIGIAVYNTACMLVDGMNNLGEQTQEEFENILLQYILFFSIILILVTTFIHYYLTKKLITPIRKLIESTKKINEGYYPEPVEYHSNDEVGQLIKQYNRLIGDLESNDTLRRKMISDLSHEIRTPVTNLNGYLRALEKGDLEGTPSLFHSLTVESDRLKQMIEQLNQLKDLDYSTHQSFNRKEFVDIQSLVEQSVNMMKWQSNVKNIDITVSLEAAEIFLNEEGIQRVFNNLIDNAIRYNIGTNPIYITGKKVDGYYRLSVSGKSMAIDEKDQEKLFERSYRTNRSSDIYQEGNGLGLAIAHEIVAQHGGNIGLEVRGPINEFWFTLPIKKE from the coding sequence TTGTACCAAATAAAACAAATGCTTAACAAATTAAGAACTAGTTTACTCTTTCGTCTAAGCATTTTAAATATCATTACGATCACCTTCGTGATTATTCTGATCGGCATAGCAGTTTATAATACAGCATGTATGTTAGTGGACGGAATGAATAATCTTGGTGAACAAACTCAAGAGGAGTTTGAAAACATTCTTCTCCAATATATACTGTTTTTCAGTATCATACTCATATTGGTAACAACATTTATTCACTATTATCTGACTAAGAAATTAATTACGCCAATCAGAAAATTAATCGAATCTACAAAAAAGATTAACGAAGGTTACTATCCTGAACCAGTAGAGTATCACTCCAATGATGAAGTGGGGCAGCTGATTAAGCAATATAATCGTTTGATAGGAGACTTGGAATCAAATGATACTTTGAGAAGAAAAATGATTTCTGATCTGTCACATGAAATCAGAACGCCGGTTACCAACCTGAATGGTTATTTAAGGGCTTTGGAAAAAGGTGATTTAGAAGGTACTCCAAGCTTGTTTCATAGTTTAACTGTTGAATCTGATCGATTGAAACAAATGATAGAACAATTGAATCAGCTGAAGGATCTTGATTATTCTACCCACCAGTCTTTCAACAGGAAAGAATTTGTTGACATACAATCGCTTGTTGAGCAATCTGTCAATATGATGAAGTGGCAATCGAATGTAAAAAACATTGATATAACGGTGTCACTCGAGGCTGCAGAGATATTTTTGAATGAAGAGGGAATTCAGCGAGTGTTCAATAATTTAATAGATAATGCCATTCGTTATAACATTGGCACGAACCCAATCTATATTACAGGTAAAAAAGTTGATGGTTATTACAGGCTATCAGTATCAGGAAAAAGTATGGCTATTGATGAGAAGGATCAAGAGAAGCTGTTTGAACGTTCTTACCGGACTAATCGTTCCTCGGATATTTATCAAGAAGGTAATGGTTTAGGGTTAGC
- a CDS encoding YneF family protein yields the protein MGTLWVVLIAIAALVVGLLLGFLIARKTMMSYLQKNPPINEQMLRTMMMQMGQKPSQKKINQMMRSMNQQMDSNKKKK from the coding sequence ATGGGCACACTTTGGGTCGTATTGATTGCCATTGCTGCATTGGTCGTTGGTTTGTTATTAGGTTTCTTAATCGCACGTAAAACGATGATGAGTTACTTACAGAAAAACCCACCAATCAATGAGCAAATGTTACGCACGATGATGATGCAGATGGGTCAGAAACCATCGCAGAAGAAAATTAATCAAATGATGCGTTCTATGAATCAGCAAATGGATTCTAATAAAAAGAAAAAGTAA
- a CDS encoding DUF896 domain-containing protein, which translates to MLSEGKIERINALANKSKKEGLTDKEREEQKNLREEYLQSLRSSFRNQLKSVKVVDPEGTDVTPEKLKQEKENDKKH; encoded by the coding sequence ATGTTATCAGAAGGTAAAATTGAACGTATAAATGCGCTAGCCAATAAATCAAAAAAAGAAGGCCTGACAGACAAAGAGCGTGAGGAACAGAAGAATCTTCGCGAAGAATATCTTCAGTCCTTAAGGAGTTCATTCCGCAACCAGTTGAAGTCAGTAAAGGTCGTTGATCCTGAAGGTACAGATGTAACACCTGAAAAGCTGAAACAAGAAAAAGAAAATGACAAAAAACATTAG
- the lexA gene encoding transcriptional repressor LexA: MKKLSKRQKQIFEFINDEVKAKGYPPSVREIAEAVGLASSSTVHGHLARLEEKGFIRRDPTKPRAIEIMYDDGEAVHEREAIYAPLIGKVTAGEPITAFENVEEYLPIPNTISATEEDIFVLTVQGESMIEAGIHDQDLVIVRKQATANNGEIVVAMTEEDEATVKRFFKDEDRYRLEPENSTMEPIFLDRVTILGKVVGLFRNVH, translated from the coding sequence ATGAAAAAACTATCGAAAAGACAAAAGCAGATATTCGAATTTATCAATGATGAAGTAAAAGCCAAAGGATATCCACCTTCAGTTAGAGAAATCGCTGAAGCAGTTGGACTAGCTTCTAGTTCTACTGTCCATGGACACCTAGCACGTTTGGAAGAAAAGGGATTCATCAGACGGGACCCTACGAAGCCTAGAGCCATCGAAATCATGTACGATGATGGAGAAGCCGTTCATGAACGTGAAGCGATCTACGCTCCCCTAATTGGTAAAGTAACCGCGGGTGAACCAATTACAGCATTCGAAAATGTTGAAGAGTATCTTCCAATTCCAAACACTATTTCTGCTACTGAAGAAGATATTTTCGTGTTGACTGTACAGGGTGAAAGTATGATTGAAGCGGGTATCCATGATCAGGACTTAGTTATCGTAAGGAAACAAGCCACCGCTAATAACGGTGAAATCGTGGTCGCGATGACGGAAGAAGACGAAGCGACAGTGAAGCGTTTCTTCAAAGATGAAGACCGCTATCGATTAGAACCTGAAAATTCAACGATGGAACCTATCTTTTTAGATCGAGTCACGATCCTTGGTAAAGTCGTTGGCTTATTCAGAAATGTTCATTAG
- a CDS encoding cytochrome c biogenesis CcdA family protein — translation MDVNIFLAFGAGFLSFISPCVLPLYPVFLSYITGMSVEELKTENAMLRKRSMLHTLFFLIGFSSIFIMIGFSGYFIGDLFLQYRDMIRQIGAILIIFFGFVMIGVFNFEFLMKERKVTIKNRPAGYVGTLLIGMAFSMSWTPCTGPILAAVIALAYTNPESGVLLMSAYSLGFSIPFFIMSFFIGKMNWLKKNAQKIVHIGGYVLIVLGVALFFDWLRILTAYLANFFGFSGF, via the coding sequence ATGGATGTGAATATATTTTTAGCCTTTGGTGCAGGGTTTTTATCCTTCATATCACCATGTGTGCTGCCACTTTATCCAGTGTTCTTATCTTATATCACTGGTATGAGTGTAGAAGAACTGAAAACGGAAAATGCAATGCTTAGAAAGAGGAGTATGCTACATACTTTATTTTTCTTAATTGGATTTTCTTCTATTTTTATCATGATTGGATTTTCAGGCTATTTTATCGGGGATCTATTCTTGCAATATCGAGATATGATTCGTCAAATTGGTGCAATCTTAATTATATTCTTCGGGTTCGTCATGATTGGAGTCTTTAATTTCGAATTCCTCATGAAAGAAAGAAAAGTGACGATTAAGAACCGTCCTGCTGGATATGTAGGGACATTATTGATTGGAATGGCGTTTTCCATGAGCTGGACACCTTGTACAGGGCCGATTCTAGCTGCTGTTATCGCTCTAGCCTATACAAACCCTGAATCAGGTGTACTCTTGATGTCAGCTTATTCTTTAGGCTTCTCGATACCATTCTTCATCATGTCATTCTTTATTGGAAAAATGAACTGGTTGAAAAAGAACGCTCAAAAGATCGTGCATATTGGCGGGTACGTTTTAATCGTACTTGGGGTTGCATTATTCTTTGATTGGTTACGAATTCTTACAGCTTATTTAGCTAACTTCTTTGGATTCTCTGGTTTTTAA
- a CDS encoding CcdC family protein: MLDHPLFPIFASVLAVVMASGMIVVRMRAAKKPASVKKIVLPPLFMSTGSLMFLFPFFQVTWLQVAEAMSVGIAFSILLIITSNFEVKEDKIYLKPSKAFGFILVFLLLARLVLKAVLGQDISVGEISGMFYLLALGMLVTWRIAMLVKYLKLREKIII; this comes from the coding sequence GTGTTAGATCATCCGTTATTTCCGATATTTGCGAGCGTTTTAGCAGTAGTGATGGCTTCAGGCATGATAGTTGTACGTATGCGTGCTGCTAAAAAGCCAGCAAGTGTAAAGAAAATTGTATTACCTCCACTGTTTATGAGCACAGGTTCTTTGATGTTTTTGTTCCCTTTCTTTCAAGTAACATGGTTACAGGTAGCAGAAGCTATGAGTGTAGGCATTGCGTTTTCCATTCTTTTAATTATAACTTCTAATTTTGAAGTGAAAGAGGACAAGATTTACCTTAAGCCATCTAAAGCCTTTGGGTTCATACTTGTATTTCTTTTACTAGCAAGATTAGTTCTGAAAGCTGTGCTAGGCCAAGACATCTCAGTAGGGGAAATTAGTGGAATGTTTTACTTGCTAGCACTCGGAATGTTGGTGACCTGGCGCATTGCCATGTTAGTTAAGTATTTAAAACTGAGAGAAAAAATAATCATTTAA
- a CDS encoding Na(+)/H(+) antiporter subunit B, which produces MKRTNDLILRTTTQLIAFILLGFSVYLFFAGHNNPGGGFIGGLMTAAAFILMYMTYGYERITRILPLNFRLVFVTGLLIATLSGVGAIFFDQQFLSQADGYFQLPIFGEKHLATAVLFDLGVYLAVVGVTMTIILSIATDQKSDEVEESGV; this is translated from the coding sequence ATGAAACGTACTAATGATTTAATTTTAAGGACAACAACTCAACTAATCGCATTTATTTTATTAGGATTTTCGGTTTATCTTTTCTTTGCAGGCCACAATAATCCAGGCGGAGGTTTCATTGGTGGATTGATGACGGCTGCTGCATTTATTTTAATGTATATGACTTATGGGTATGAGCGAATCACGAGGATTTTGCCTCTTAACTTCCGGTTGGTATTTGTGACTGGATTATTGATTGCAACTTTGTCAGGCGTGGGAGCAATCTTCTTCGATCAACAATTTCTAAGTCAAGCTGATGGTTATTTTCAGCTACCGATATTCGGGGAAAAACACCTAGCTACTGCAGTTTTGTTTGACCTGGGTGTATATTTAGCTGTTGTGGGTGTAACGATGACAATAATATTGTCTATTGCAACAGATCAGAAGAGTGACGAAGTTGAAGAGTCGGGAGTGTAA
- a CDS encoding redoxin domain-containing protein — MYELKKTIIIIVLVGMLSYALFDLFLSDDESVNQSNTEKEDYTIQSDSEDSEVEADVGLDIGSEAPDFEVETLKGETVKLSDYRGEKIMLNFWGTWCPPCRAEMPDMQKFYEEHDVTILAMNLFDTESSMQDVEDFVEDFGLTFPVLIDEGEVATDYQVIPVPTSYMIDSNGIIQYKRLGVMNYDMMVQELEKMN; from the coding sequence GTGTATGAATTGAAGAAGACGATTATTATAATAGTTTTAGTAGGTATGCTTAGTTACGCGTTATTTGATCTATTTTTATCTGATGATGAAAGTGTGAATCAAAGTAACACTGAAAAAGAGGATTATACTATCCAGAGTGATTCAGAGGACAGCGAAGTAGAAGCTGATGTCGGGCTTGATATCGGTAGTGAAGCTCCAGATTTTGAAGTGGAGACTTTAAAAGGGGAAACCGTGAAGCTTTCTGATTACAGAGGAGAGAAAATCATGCTTAACTTCTGGGGTACTTGGTGTCCTCCTTGCAGGGCTGAGATGCCTGACATGCAGAAGTTCTATGAGGAGCACGACGTGACTATTTTAGCAATGAACTTGTTTGATACTGAAAGTAGTATGCAAGATGTAGAAGACTTTGTAGAAGATTTCGGTCTAACTTTTCCCGTGTTAATTGATGAAGGGGAGGTTGCTACTGATTATCAGGTCATTCCTGTACCTACTTCATATATGATAGACTCCAATGGTATTATCCAGTACAAAAGGTTAGGTGTCATGAATTATGACATGATGGTGCAAGAGTTGGAAAAAATGAATTAA